In Arsenicicoccus sp. oral taxon 190, the following are encoded in one genomic region:
- a CDS encoding SAF domain-containing protein, translating to MGVRGASRDAGATAVERPVARRLRAPSWRDARLVVGVLLVLGSILLGSRVVAAAQDTTRVYVAARDLSPGEALAPADLRAVEVRLGQLEQDYLRAAAPPRDGSYVVHPVRSGELVPVAALGTREQVGQRQVSVTVPSGSAGPLVRGTAVEVWVSKHSSVGGSDVYAAPVRVVEGATVARDPEQAASLMGGGSVVTLQLWVPSGVVPQLLAAVDAKDRVTAVPLPGAVLRSAS from the coding sequence ATGGGAGTCCGAGGTGCGTCGCGGGACGCCGGTGCCACCGCCGTGGAGCGGCCCGTCGCGCGACGGTTGCGCGCCCCGTCCTGGCGCGACGCCCGGCTGGTCGTCGGGGTGCTGCTGGTCCTGGGCAGCATCCTGCTGGGCTCCCGGGTGGTCGCGGCGGCCCAGGACACGACCCGGGTCTACGTCGCGGCCCGCGACCTGAGCCCGGGGGAGGCCCTGGCACCGGCCGACCTGCGCGCGGTCGAGGTGCGCCTCGGCCAGCTCGAGCAGGACTACCTGCGGGCCGCCGCGCCGCCTCGCGACGGGTCGTACGTCGTCCACCCGGTCCGCTCCGGCGAGCTGGTCCCGGTCGCCGCGCTCGGCACCCGCGAGCAGGTCGGCCAGCGGCAGGTGTCGGTGACGGTCCCGTCCGGGTCGGCCGGGCCGCTGGTGCGCGGGACCGCCGTGGAGGTGTGGGTGAGCAAGCACAGCTCCGTGGGCGGCTCCGACGTGTATGCCGCCCCGGTCCGGGTCGTCGAGGGCGCCACGGTCGCCCGGGACCCCGAGCAGGCGGCGAGCCTGATGGGCGGCGGGTCCGTGGTCACGCTGCAGCTCTGGGTCCCCTCGGGGGTGGTGCCGCAGCTGCTGGCCGCCGTCGACGCCAAGGACCGGGTCACCGCCGTGCCGCTGCCCGGAGCCGTGCTGCGGAGCGCGTCGTGA
- a CDS encoding helix-turn-helix domain-containing protein — protein MPKRFIQLADVAEILDISAAQAYALVRSGELPAIKVGGRGQWRVETSELEDYIQRMYTETRDFVAKHPFGQTDAEG, from the coding sequence ATGCCCAAGCGATTCATCCAGCTCGCCGACGTGGCCGAGATCCTGGACATCTCGGCCGCCCAGGCCTACGCCCTGGTGCGGTCCGGCGAGCTGCCGGCCATCAAGGTGGGCGGCCGGGGTCAGTGGCGGGTGGAGACCTCCGAGCTGGAGGACTACATCCAGCGGATGTACACCGAGACCCGGGACTTCGTGGCCAAGCACCCCTTCGGGCAGACCGACGCCGAGGGCTGA
- a CDS encoding LysM peptidoglycan-binding domain-containing protein, with amino-acid sequence MPAPATDLVTDDATSVMAAARPSRARAVMTVLSLAVAGVAVGAVGVHLLPQILRGSSGSGPASAAGTAGAPGATDLSGALEAAVAAALLLAAGCWLLLLARDTAVLARRGRTTAVTGPARPAARARLRLAGLLLGAGVSATTVPAQAAGGTSVVATSPREAGPVSPELSTVTGPGPVSPELRGEPQAPTLRDEPPGPTTHPTAPARPLPSRPLPAPAQRTLPGAGSEHVVRRGETLWSIAAASLPQGASPAAVARSCRAWHQHNRAVIGDDPDLILPGQVLHAPGHHAATGGRS; translated from the coding sequence ATGCCAGCCCCCGCCACTGATCTCGTCACCGATGACGCAACCTCGGTGATGGCAGCCGCACGACCCTCCCGCGCCCGCGCCGTCATGACCGTCCTGTCGCTCGCCGTCGCGGGGGTCGCCGTCGGCGCGGTCGGCGTCCACCTGCTGCCGCAGATCCTGCGCGGCTCCTCGGGGTCCGGCCCGGCCTCCGCTGCGGGGACTGCGGGCGCTCCGGGTGCCACGGACCTGTCGGGCGCACTCGAGGCGGCCGTCGCGGCGGCCCTGCTGCTCGCCGCCGGGTGCTGGCTCCTGCTGCTGGCCCGTGACACCGCCGTGCTCGCGCGACGGGGCCGCACCACGGCCGTGACCGGTCCGGCGCGGCCCGCCGCGCGGGCCCGGCTCCGCCTCGCCGGCCTGCTGCTGGGCGCCGGGGTGAGCGCCACCACCGTCCCGGCGCAGGCCGCCGGCGGGACGTCCGTGGTCGCGACGTCACCCCGCGAGGCCGGGCCGGTCTCGCCCGAGCTGTCCACGGTCACCGGCCCGGGGCCGGTGTCCCCGGAGCTGCGGGGCGAGCCGCAAGCCCCCACCCTGCGGGACGAGCCGCCGGGACCGACCACCCACCCCACGGCCCCCGCTCGACCGCTCCCTTCTCGACCGCTCCCCGCCCCCGCGCAGCGCACCCTCCCGGGCGCTGGCTCCGAGCACGTGGTCCGTCGCGGGGAGACGCTCTGGTCCATCGCCGCCGCCTCGCTCCCGCAGGGAGCCTCTCCCGCCGCGGTGGCGCGGTCCTGCCGGGCCTGGCACCAGCACAACCGCGCCGTCATCGGGGACGACCCGGACCTCATCCTGCCCGGCCAGGTGCTGCACGCACCCGGCCACCATGCGGCCACCGGTGGCCGGTCATGA